One Chordicoccus furentiruminis DNA window includes the following coding sequences:
- a CDS encoding DUF7507 domain-containing protein, which translates to MSYVPGTLTISKSGEMTLSATGYEGEYDGNTHAASASASITEGTTISYKVGDDGEWTTEAPSIKDVGEQTVNVKAENANYETAEATVTLKVTPKAVTVTADNKSKTYGTADPELTAAVTGTLNDDTVAYTLSREKGEVVGTYAITPTGKASQGNYTVSYVLGMLRITDDGVDPRLVVTKTHDGKAYQPGEEIVFRIQVTNIYDSARTIRLIEQDGVVIKGESVFKDVQPGAAVTAEAVHVVTAEDVANGSYTNHVTAHFDGSGKEFGAEDKVDSFAHLTLAKKVTSRPANGSSYALGETIRYDITAKNEGTTALEEVKIEDALTGESWTADSLAAGESRSFETSWTVTEEDIRKGHVSNVATGSAKAGDGDPVVPDPGKADEPTESPNPGLYLEKTSDKEGEVKLGETLKYTVRVLNNGNETLTDVTVTDEMTGDASKPELYLILVLAALAAAAGAGAAGRKKRRG; encoded by the coding sequence GTGAGTTATGTTCCGGGAACCCTGACGATCAGCAAGTCCGGAGAGATGACACTGTCTGCAACCGGATACGAAGGCGAATACGATGGAAATACACACGCCGCATCCGCAAGTGCAAGCATCACGGAAGGCACAACGATTTCCTACAAGGTAGGGGATGACGGCGAGTGGACGACGGAAGCTCCGAGCATCAAGGATGTTGGCGAGCAGACAGTCAACGTCAAAGCCGAGAATGCAAACTATGAAACGGCAGAGGCAACTGTCACGCTGAAGGTAACGCCGAAGGCAGTGACCGTCACAGCGGACAACAAGAGCAAGACCTATGGAACCGCTGATCCGGAGCTGACTGCAGCTGTAACCGGAACACTGAATGACGATACTGTCGCATATACACTGAGCCGAGAAAAAGGCGAAGTCGTCGGCACGTATGCGATCACACCAACCGGAAAAGCAAGCCAGGGCAACTATACGGTGAGTTATGTTCTGGGAATGCTGAGGATAACGGACGATGGCGTGGATCCGAGGCTGGTGGTAACAAAGACCCATGACGGCAAGGCGTACCAGCCGGGCGAGGAGATCGTGTTCCGGATTCAGGTGACCAACATCTATGACAGCGCCCGGACGATCCGCCTGATCGAGCAGGACGGCGTTGTGATCAAGGGCGAATCGGTCTTCAAAGACGTGCAGCCGGGTGCTGCCGTGACGGCGGAGGCGGTGCATGTCGTGACGGCGGAGGACGTCGCGAACGGAAGCTATACGAACCATGTAACCGCTCACTTCGACGGCTCCGGAAAGGAATTCGGGGCGGAGGATAAGGTGGATTCGTTCGCTCATCTGACGCTGGCCAAGAAGGTCACGAGCCGTCCGGCAAACGGAAGCAGCTACGCGCTGGGCGAGACGATCCGCTACGACATCACGGCGAAGAACGAAGGCACGACGGCTCTGGAAGAGGTGAAGATCGAGGACGCTCTGACCGGCGAGAGCTGGACGGCTGATTCTCTGGCGGCCGGTGAGAGTCGGAGCTTTGAGACGAGCTGGACCGTGACCGAGGAGGATATCCGGAAAGGCCATGTGAGCAATGTGGCGACCGGAAGCGCGAAGGCCGGAGACGGCGATCCGGTGGTGCCGGATCCCGGAAAGGCGGACGAGCCGACGGAATCCCCGAATCCGGGGCTGTATCTGGAGAAGACCTCCGATAAGGAAGGCGAGGTGAAGCTGGGCGAGACGCTGAAGTATACGGTCCGGGTGCTCAACAACGGCAATGAGACGCTGACGGATGTCACGGTGACGGATGAGATGACCGGGGACGCGTCGAAGCCGGAGCTGTATCTGATCCTGGTGCTGGCCGCACTGGCGGCAGCGGCCGGAGCGGGCGCCGCAGGCAGAAAAAAACGCCGTGGATAA
- a CDS encoding glutamate ABC transporter substrate-binding protein translates to MKNTLLKKTLTLALASALAVGTFAAPAFASASGASSAASAAEPTEVAGTAIDASAYDALIAAGPVADDKDIEASSWASAVKKAGKLRVGGTRTSQLFSQLDETDNSVRGFDAGLYELLARYITGSEASYELTQVDSSTRESVLTSGQVDAVFATYSITDERKKVISFAGPYYTSQQAILVKKDNTDIKSVDDLAGKTVATQSGSTGPDILAQYAPEATVQEFANDTEARTALSQGRVDAYVTDYTLILNALVKDSDTFAAAGDVFGPEDNYGIGLPKDSDGVAFVNAFLKKIEDDGTWAKLWKISIGDRTGITNVPNPPAIAE, encoded by the coding sequence ATGAAGAATACCCTTCTGAAGAAGACTTTGACACTGGCTCTTGCCTCGGCTCTCGCCGTTGGCACATTCGCGGCGCCGGCCTTCGCTTCGGCGTCGGGCGCTTCCTCCGCAGCTTCCGCGGCGGAACCGACGGAAGTGGCCGGCACGGCCATCGATGCATCGGCCTATGACGCGCTGATCGCCGCCGGTCCGGTGGCGGACGACAAGGATATCGAAGCCAGCAGCTGGGCGAGCGCGGTGAAGAAGGCCGGCAAGCTCAGGGTCGGCGGCACCCGCACATCCCAGCTTTTCAGCCAGCTGGACGAGACGGACAACAGCGTCCGCGGCTTCGACGCCGGACTTTACGAGCTGCTCGCCCGTTACATCACGGGGTCGGAAGCCAGCTATGAGCTGACGCAGGTGGATTCCAGCACACGCGAGTCCGTTCTGACCAGCGGTCAGGTAGATGCGGTGTTTGCCACCTACTCGATTACAGACGAGCGGAAGAAAGTCATCAGCTTCGCCGGCCCGTACTATACCTCCCAGCAGGCGATTCTCGTAAAGAAGGACAACACCGACATCAAGAGCGTCGATGATCTCGCGGGCAAGACGGTTGCGACCCAGTCCGGCTCGACAGGACCGGATATTCTTGCGCAGTACGCGCCGGAGGCGACGGTTCAGGAGTTCGCGAATGATACCGAGGCCCGCACTGCGCTTTCCCAGGGCCGTGTGGATGCGTATGTCACAGATTACACGCTGATTCTGAACGCGCTGGTCAAGGATTCCGACACCTTCGCGGCCGCGGGCGACGTGTTCGGTCCGGAGGACAACTACGGCATCGGCCTTCCGAAGGACTCCGACGGTGTCGCCTTCGTCAATGCCTTCCTCAAGAAAATCGAGGACGACGGGACATGGGCGAAGCTCTGGAAAATCTCCATCGGGGACCGCACGGGTATCACGAACGTGCCGAATCCGCCGGCCATCGCCGAATAA
- a CDS encoding Crp/Fnr family transcriptional regulator, with protein MQKRCDCAFYGKDTWCISRIRLFRDFSPEIQKQLIREAAHSEHPKGSTLVSEGDEIRSVLIIRSGKVKTRRIEASGEEHILDVLHDGQAVWHGIFLKNPQYRYDVVCLTDVTLCEIPREELTGVFRRNPQVSMNLIEMLSTELEEAEEKILLLSIREPQKRIAEFLLWRDHRCLGDEIHLKLDDIASSVNLRIETVSRNLVRMEREELVARVGRGRLKVLDRERLRAYAGEEEGHVLSDGKNI; from the coding sequence TTGCAGAAGCGATGCGACTGCGCGTTTTACGGGAAGGATACCTGGTGCATTTCCAGAATCCGGCTGTTCAGAGATTTCTCGCCGGAGATCCAGAAGCAGCTGATCCGTGAGGCGGCTCATTCGGAGCATCCGAAGGGAAGCACGCTGGTTTCCGAGGGGGATGAAATCCGGTCGGTACTGATCATACGGAGCGGCAAGGTCAAGACCCGCCGCATCGAGGCTTCCGGCGAGGAGCATATTCTGGATGTACTGCACGACGGCCAGGCGGTCTGGCATGGCATTTTTCTGAAGAATCCGCAATACCGCTATGATGTTGTCTGTCTGACGGACGTGACGCTATGCGAGATTCCGAGAGAGGAGCTGACCGGCGTTTTCAGGAGGAATCCGCAGGTGTCCATGAATCTCATCGAGATGCTGAGCACCGAGCTGGAGGAGGCAGAGGAGAAAATCCTGCTGCTGTCGATCCGGGAACCGCAGAAACGGATCGCGGAGTTTCTTCTCTGGCGGGATCATCGCTGTCTCGGCGACGAGATCCATCTGAAGCTCGATGACATCGCGTCTTCCGTCAACCTCCGGATCGAGACGGTGAGCCGGAATCTCGTTCGGATGGAACGGGAAGAACTGGTGGCGCGCGTGGGAAGAGGGCGGCTTAAGGTGCTGGACAGAGAGCGGCTCCGGGCGTACGCAGGGGAGGAGGAGGGGCACGTTTTGTCCGACGGAAAAAACATCTGA
- the pflB gene encoding formate C-acetyltransferase, with the protein MREAWRNFRGNRWTDEIDVRAFIQDNYTPYDGDESFLEGPTEATEALWNRVQELQKEERRKGGVLSCETEVVSGLTAYGPGYIDPARKDQEKIVGLQTDQPLKRAFMPYGGIKMAEEAAENYGYHVNDKFHKIFTEYHKTHNQAVFDAYTPEMRKARHSHIITGLPDTYGRGRIVGDYRRVALYGIDALIAWKQEDFANCGDGTMTDDIIRQREEITDQIRALKGMKQMAAAYGFDISGPARSAREAVQWLYFGYLAAIKTQNGAAMSVGRISTFLDIYIERDLREGTLTEREAQELIDHLTMKFRMVKFARIPSYNQLFSGDPVWATLEVAGTGLDGRPMVTKNDFRFLHTLENMGPSPEPNLTVLYSSRLPKAFKAYAAAISIRTSSIQYENDDVMKPVWGDDYSICCCVSATQTGKEMQFFGARANLAKCLLYAINGGKDEKFTDKDGSPMQVGPEYAPITSEYLDYGEVVEKYDRMMDWLAGLYVNTLNLIQYMHDKYYYEAAEMALIDTDVRRTFATGIAGFSHVVDSLSAIRYAKVKTVRAENGMVTDYQVEGTFPRYGNDDERADAIAVWLLKTFMKKIRKHHTYRNSEPTTSILTITSNVVYGKATGALPDGRAAYTPFSPGANPAYGAEQNGLLASLNSVAKLPYTWALDGISNTQTIHPDALGHSEDERKENLVSVLDGYFDQGAHHLNVNVFGIEKLKDAMEHPEKPEYANFTIRVSGYAVKFIDLTREQQLDVIARQAHKRM; encoded by the coding sequence ATGAGAGAGGCATGGCGAAACTTTCGGGGAAACAGATGGACCGATGAGATCGACGTGAGAGCCTTCATTCAGGATAACTATACGCCCTATGACGGAGACGAGAGCTTTCTTGAGGGGCCGACGGAGGCGACCGAAGCGCTCTGGAACCGGGTGCAGGAGCTGCAGAAGGAAGAGCGCCGGAAGGGCGGCGTGCTGTCCTGCGAGACGGAAGTGGTTTCCGGACTGACCGCCTACGGGCCGGGCTATATCGATCCCGCGCGGAAGGATCAGGAGAAGATCGTGGGTCTTCAGACGGATCAGCCGCTGAAGCGGGCCTTCATGCCCTACGGCGGCATCAAGATGGCCGAGGAAGCGGCTGAAAACTACGGCTATCACGTCAACGACAAATTCCACAAAATCTTCACGGAATACCACAAGACCCATAATCAGGCGGTGTTCGACGCCTATACGCCGGAGATGCGGAAGGCGAGACATTCCCATATCATCACAGGGCTGCCCGACACCTACGGACGCGGCCGGATCGTCGGGGACTACAGAAGAGTCGCGCTGTACGGCATCGATGCGTTGATCGCGTGGAAGCAGGAGGATTTCGCGAACTGCGGCGACGGTACGATGACCGATGACATCATCCGCCAGAGGGAGGAGATCACCGACCAGATCCGCGCACTCAAGGGCATGAAGCAGATGGCGGCGGCGTACGGCTTCGATATCTCCGGTCCGGCCCGCAGCGCCCGGGAGGCAGTTCAGTGGCTGTACTTCGGCTATCTGGCAGCGATCAAGACGCAGAACGGCGCCGCGATGTCCGTCGGCCGGATCTCCACCTTCCTCGACATCTACATCGAACGGGATCTCCGGGAGGGTACGCTCACGGAGCGGGAGGCGCAGGAGCTGATCGACCATCTGACGATGAAGTTCCGGATGGTGAAGTTTGCCCGGATTCCGAGCTACAACCAGCTGTTTTCCGGCGACCCGGTCTGGGCGACGCTGGAGGTGGCCGGCACCGGCCTCGACGGCCGCCCGATGGTCACAAAGAATGACTTCCGGTTCCTCCATACGCTGGAGAATATGGGTCCGTCGCCGGAACCGAACCTCACGGTGCTCTACAGCTCCCGCCTTCCGAAGGCCTTCAAGGCCTACGCGGCGGCGATCTCGATCCGTACCTCCTCGATCCAGTACGAGAACGACGATGTGATGAAACCCGTCTGGGGCGACGACTACAGCATCTGCTGCTGCGTCAGCGCGACGCAGACCGGAAAGGAGATGCAGTTCTTCGGGGCGAGAGCCAATCTCGCGAAATGCCTCCTGTACGCGATCAACGGCGGAAAGGATGAAAAATTCACCGACAAGGACGGCTCGCCCATGCAGGTGGGGCCGGAGTACGCGCCGATCACGTCCGAATACCTCGACTACGGCGAGGTTGTGGAGAAGTACGACCGGATGATGGACTGGCTGGCCGGCCTCTACGTCAATACGCTGAACCTGATTCAGTACATGCACGACAAATACTATTACGAGGCTGCGGAGATGGCTCTGATCGACACCGACGTCAGGAGAACCTTCGCCACCGGCATCGCCGGCTTCAGCCATGTCGTCGACTCGCTCTCCGCGATCCGATACGCGAAGGTGAAGACGGTCCGGGCGGAGAACGGGATGGTCACGGATTATCAGGTGGAAGGCACGTTCCCGCGGTACGGCAATGACGACGAACGCGCCGACGCCATCGCCGTCTGGCTTCTGAAGACCTTCATGAAGAAGATCCGTAAGCACCATACCTACCGGAATTCCGAGCCGACGACGTCCATTCTGACGATCACCTCCAACGTGGTCTACGGGAAGGCCACCGGTGCGCTTCCGGACGGCAGAGCGGCCTATACGCCGTTTTCACCGGGTGCGAATCCGGCGTACGGAGCGGAGCAGAACGGACTGCTCGCCTCCCTCAACAGCGTGGCGAAGCTTCCGTACACATGGGCGCTGGACGGCATCTCCAACACGCAGACGATCCATCCGGACGCGCTCGGACACAGTGAGGACGAGAGAAAGGAAAATCTCGTCAGCGTGCTGGACGGCTATTTCGATCAGGGCGCGCACCATCTTAACGTCAATGTCTTCGGCATCGAGAAGCTGAAGGACGCGATGGAGCATCCGGAGAAGCCGGAGTACGCGAACTTCACGATCCGGGTCAGCGGCTACGCGGTCAAATTCATCGATCTGACCCGTGAGCAGCAGCTTGACGTCATCGCGCGTCAGGCGCATAAGAGAATGTGA
- a CDS encoding zinc metallopeptidase has translation MPMYYGGYGYGGIYFDWTWILLILGTVVCLIASGVMQSIAGKYAKVPASSGVTGREAARTILQSAGVYNVQVGHISGRLSDHYDPRTKVVNLADESFDSASITGIGVAAHECGHAIQDHIGYLPLRIRSALVPAVNIGQNLGWPLFLIGLIFSMQPLLTAGILLFSIAVLFQLVTLPVEIDASRRGLQMLKRTGLVEERERGMARSVLIAAAMTYVAGLASSLLQLLRLVILANSSRRDD, from the coding sequence ATGCCTATGTATTACGGCGGGTACGGCTACGGGGGAATTTATTTCGACTGGACATGGATTCTGCTGATTCTCGGGACGGTGGTCTGCCTGATCGCATCGGGCGTCATGCAGTCCATCGCGGGAAAGTACGCGAAGGTGCCCGCGTCAAGCGGCGTCACGGGCCGTGAGGCCGCGCGGACGATTCTTCAGTCAGCAGGCGTCTATAACGTTCAGGTGGGACATATTTCGGGCCGTCTGTCGGATCATTATGATCCGCGGACCAAGGTCGTGAATCTCGCGGACGAGAGCTTTGACAGCGCTTCGATCACCGGGATCGGCGTCGCGGCCCACGAGTGCGGCCACGCGATTCAGGACCACATCGGCTATCTGCCGCTGCGGATCCGCTCCGCTCTGGTTCCGGCGGTCAATATCGGCCAGAACCTCGGCTGGCCGCTGTTTCTGATCGGGCTGATCTTCAGCATGCAGCCGCTTCTGACGGCTGGCATCCTGCTTTTCTCGATCGCGGTGCTGTTCCAGCTGGTGACGCTTCCGGTGGAGATCGACGCGTCCCGCCGCGGCCTTCAGATGCTGAAGCGTACCGGACTGGTCGAAGAGCGGGAGCGCGGAATGGCCCGCAGCGTGCTGATCGCCGCGGCGATGACCTATGTCGCCGGGCTCGCGTCCTCGCTCCTCCAGCTTCTGCGTCTGGTGATTCTGGCGAACAGCAGCCGGCGGGACGACTGA
- the pflA gene encoding pyruvate formate-lyase-activating protein, whose translation MTRGRIHSIETFGSVDGPGIRFVVFLKGCAMRCRFCHNADTWDGRSDDCRTADEVMAQALRYRSYWGSRGGITVSGGEPLLQIDFLLELFRKAKAAGIHTAIDTAGQPFTKEEPWFGKFRELMRYTDLLLVDIKQIRPLKHVRLTGVPNGNILDMIRYLDSIGKPVWIRQVLVPGWTDDPEDLKEERRFLDTLHNVERVEVLPYHTMGAYKWEKLGVPYPLAGVRPPTEEQVRQAEAILGAGEFAGQPEAGRTA comes from the coding sequence ATGACCAGAGGCAGGATTCATTCGATTGAGACGTTCGGGTCGGTGGACGGGCCGGGGATCCGGTTCGTGGTTTTTCTGAAGGGCTGTGCGATGCGGTGCCGGTTCTGTCATAACGCGGATACATGGGACGGCCGGTCCGACGACTGCCGGACAGCGGATGAGGTGATGGCGCAGGCGCTCCGGTACAGGAGCTACTGGGGCAGCCGGGGAGGCATCACAGTTTCGGGCGGCGAACCGCTTCTTCAGATTGATTTCCTGCTGGAGCTCTTCCGGAAGGCGAAGGCGGCAGGAATCCACACGGCGATCGATACGGCGGGGCAGCCGTTTACGAAAGAGGAGCCGTGGTTCGGAAAGTTCCGGGAACTGATGCGGTACACCGACCTGCTGCTTGTGGACATCAAGCAGATCCGGCCGCTGAAGCATGTACGGCTGACCGGCGTACCGAACGGCAATATTCTGGACATGATCCGGTATCTCGATTCGATCGGGAAGCCGGTCTGGATCCGTCAGGTGCTCGTGCCCGGGTGGACGGACGATCCGGAGGATCTGAAGGAGGAGAGAAGGTTCCTCGATACCCTTCACAATGTGGAGCGGGTGGAGGTTCTCCCCTATCACACGATGGGCGCCTACAAGTGGGAGAAGCTCGGCGTTCCGTATCCGCTGGCCGGGGTCCGGCCTCCGACGGAGGAACAGGTGAGGCAGGCAGAGGCGATCCTCGGCGCCGGGGAATTCGCCGGGCAGCCGGAGGCGGGCCGGACGGCGTGA
- a CDS encoding amino acid ABC transporter permease: MTIGELLAQFGNKYLVAMLTTWKLTAVSFAFALLIGVAVTVMRTCPVRPLRMLGDFYVQVFRNIPGAALLMVLVYALPYLGAVLPYGNCVVIATTLIPSAFCSEYLMSGINTIGIGQIEAARSLGMTFGKMMRRIVIPQAVRSSVLPMTNLLIATMLTTSLGSQVPLNPQELTGLVSYINTHAVGGVTAFLISALLYCATAVVIGQIGSAIDRRVRIIR; this comes from the coding sequence ATGACGATCGGAGAACTGCTGGCTCAGTTTGGAAACAAATATCTTGTGGCGATGCTGACGACATGGAAGCTGACGGCCGTCTCCTTCGCCTTCGCGCTCCTGATCGGCGTGGCAGTGACCGTGATGCGGACCTGTCCGGTCCGGCCTCTGCGGATGCTGGGCGATTTCTATGTGCAGGTTTTCCGGAACATTCCCGGCGCGGCGCTGCTGATGGTGCTGGTCTACGCGCTGCCGTATCTCGGCGCGGTGCTGCCGTATGGAAACTGCGTGGTGATCGCGACGACGCTGATTCCGTCCGCCTTCTGCTCGGAGTATCTGATGAGCGGCATCAACACGATCGGCATCGGCCAGATCGAGGCGGCCCGTTCGCTGGGCATGACCTTCGGGAAGATGATGCGGCGCATCGTAATTCCGCAGGCGGTGCGCTCCTCGGTGCTCCCGATGACGAATCTGCTGATCGCGACGATGCTGACGACCTCGCTCGGTTCTCAGGTTCCGCTGAACCCGCAGGAGCTGACAGGACTCGTCTCCTACATCAATACGCACGCGGTGGGCGGCGTGACCGCATTCCTCATATCGGCCCTGCTGTACTGCGCGACGGCGGTCGTGATCGGCCAGATCGGAAGCGCGATCGACCGGCGCGTGCGGATCATCCGGTGA
- a CDS encoding gamma-glutamyl-gamma-aminobutyrate hydrolase family protein: MRAIRIVIPVLPCNIDHYIDAMRALGAEPLVRTDAEGLDAGSFDGLLLPGGGDIDPACYGCENRACMMVSDALDDLQSAYLDAAVRAGKPVFGICRGHQLVNVYFGGTLIQDVGTARVHARDVLTGPDKRHEAAVSGPDSYLRPLYGDRFRINSSHHQAVDRLGEGMTADLYSVGDHLIEAAHHRTKPVWTVQWHPERCFPSEEEPDLVDGRTVLRFFLDRVRERMTE; the protein is encoded by the coding sequence ATGCGAGCGATTCGGATTGTGATTCCGGTTCTGCCTTGCAATATTGATCACTATATTGACGCGATGCGGGCTTTGGGAGCGGAGCCGCTGGTGCGGACCGACGCGGAAGGGCTGGACGCCGGTTCGTTTGACGGCCTGCTGCTTCCGGGAGGAGGCGATATTGATCCGGCCTGCTACGGATGCGAGAACCGGGCCTGCATGATGGTCAGTGACGCGCTGGACGACCTGCAGAGCGCCTATCTGGACGCGGCGGTCCGGGCGGGAAAGCCGGTGTTCGGGATCTGCCGGGGGCATCAGCTGGTAAACGTCTATTTCGGAGGGACGCTGATTCAGGACGTGGGAACGGCCCGGGTGCATGCACGGGACGTGCTGACGGGCCCGGACAAGCGTCACGAAGCGGCGGTGAGCGGACCAGATTCCTATCTGCGGCCACTGTACGGCGACCGGTTTCGCATCAACAGTTCGCACCATCAGGCTGTCGACCGGCTCGGCGAAGGGATGACCGCCGACCTCTACAGCGTCGGGGACCATCTGATCGAGGCTGCGCATCACCGGACCAAACCGGTCTGGACAGTGCAGTGGCATCCGGAGAGGTGCTTCCCGAGTGAGGAAGAGCCGGATCTTGTGGACGGGAGGACCGTTCTCCGGTTCTTTCTCGACCGGGTGCGGGAGCGGATGACGGAGTGA
- a CDS encoding amino acid ABC transporter permease translates to MSADNRSVRDALYETPGPKARRRVRAATVLSLAAIAFLIWKCIRLFAENGQLDTRYWSFFTKITTWRFLGSGLLGTLAVAAASGALAFGLGLLFMLGRISRSGWLRAVSAALIEFTRGVPTLLFIYFFFLAAPQIGITLPSFWKIALPVAISASGVVAEVLRSGVNAVPKGQREAALSLGMQESHAFFRIILPQAMRYIVPSLISELVIVVKDTTFAYVVNFPDLMQDAKVLISNYDALLSVYLTIAVIYILINYALNRLSVFAAAKTGTKPVLTR, encoded by the coding sequence ATGAGCGCAGACAATCGAAGCGTACGGGACGCTCTCTACGAGACGCCGGGGCCGAAGGCACGGCGCCGGGTACGGGCTGCCACCGTCCTTTCGCTGGCGGCGATTGCATTTCTTATATGGAAATGCATCCGCCTGTTCGCGGAGAACGGCCAGCTGGACACGCGGTACTGGTCATTTTTTACAAAAATCACGACATGGCGCTTCCTCGGGAGCGGACTTCTGGGGACGCTGGCGGTGGCGGCGGCTTCCGGCGCGCTGGCCTTCGGGCTGGGGCTGCTCTTTATGCTGGGGCGGATCAGCCGGTCGGGCTGGCTCCGGGCCGTCAGCGCGGCGCTGATCGAATTCACCCGCGGCGTACCGACGCTGCTTTTCATCTATTTCTTCTTTCTGGCGGCGCCGCAGATCGGCATCACGCTTCCGTCCTTCTGGAAGATCGCGCTGCCGGTCGCGATCTCCGCGTCGGGCGTGGTGGCGGAGGTGCTCCGCTCGGGCGTCAACGCCGTGCCGAAGGGGCAGCGGGAGGCCGCTTTGTCGCTCGGGATGCAGGAGAGCCATGCGTTCTTCCGGATCATCCTTCCTCAGGCGATGCGATACATCGTACCGTCTCTGATCTCGGAGCTCGTGATCGTCGTCAAGGATACCACCTTTGCGTATGTGGTGAATTTCCCGGATCTGATGCAGGACGCGAAGGTGCTGATCTCCAACTACGACGCGCTGCTGTCGGTCTATCTGACGATCGCGGTGATCTATATTCTGATTAACTACGCACTGAACAGGCTGTCGGTTTTCGCCGCGGCGAAAACGGGAACGAAGCCGGTCCTGACCCGGTAA
- a CDS encoding amino acid ABC transporter ATP-binding protein, whose product MANETEKGTPLIDLRHVEKHYGSLHVLKDVNLSVDRGEVVVIVGPSGSGKSTLCRTINRLESIDSGEIRIDGQPLPEEGRALAQVRSRIGMVFQSFNLFAHKTILENVTLAPMDVLHVPKEEAEKEAMKLLKEVGVDSQAGKVPAQLSGGQQQRAAIARSLAMHPKAMLFDEPTSALDPEMINEVLDVMIRLAKDGMTMVVVTHEMNFARRVADRIVFMADGAILEEQEPEAFFAHPRTDRAKEFLESLQGH is encoded by the coding sequence ATGGCGAATGAAACGGAGAAGGGTACGCCCCTGATCGATCTTCGGCATGTGGAAAAGCACTACGGTTCGCTGCATGTGCTGAAGGATGTGAATCTCAGCGTGGATCGCGGCGAGGTGGTCGTGATCGTCGGACCCTCCGGATCCGGAAAATCCACGCTCTGCCGGACGATCAACCGTCTGGAAAGCATTGACAGCGGCGAGATCCGGATCGACGGCCAGCCGCTTCCGGAGGAGGGACGCGCGCTGGCTCAGGTCCGTTCCCGGATCGGGATGGTCTTCCAGAGCTTCAATCTGTTCGCGCATAAGACGATTCTGGAAAATGTCACGCTCGCCCCGATGGATGTGCTGCATGTCCCGAAGGAAGAGGCGGAGAAGGAAGCGATGAAGCTCCTGAAGGAGGTCGGCGTCGACTCACAGGCCGGGAAAGTCCCGGCGCAGCTTTCCGGAGGCCAGCAGCAGCGTGCCGCGATCGCCCGCTCGCTGGCGATGCACCCGAAGGCGATGCTGTTTGATGAGCCGACATCTGCACTGGATCCGGAGATGATCAATGAAGTGCTGGACGTGATGATCCGGCTCGCGAAGGACGGGATGACGATGGTGGTCGTCACCCATGAGATGAACTTTGCGCGGCGGGTGGCCGACCGGATCGTTTTTATGGCGGACGGCGCGATTCTCGAGGAGCAGGAGCCCGAGGCGTTTTTTGCCCATCCGCGGACGGACCGGGCGAAGGAGTTTCTGGAATCCCTTCAGGGACACTGA